DNA from Doryrhamphus excisus isolate RoL2022-K1 chromosome 19, RoL_Dexc_1.0, whole genome shotgun sequence:
CTTTGGAAGTTGATGAAGTTGTTGGTCTTTACAATATTGGGGCAGCTCTTGCAGCAGAACATTCTGGTGAACAGGGACTTCATGGCTGGTGGTCCCTGCCACGTGCTCACCATAGCATTGGCGATCTGCAAGCGTATTAACCTACATATTAACCCTTGACATTACCATTTCAAAAAAGgctgtagcttgaaaatggtgaGAGGAAAATGGTCGGTTTAATTTACTCTAGGTACGCCCAATCCGCGTGCTAAGGAGGACCGGATTGCACCGACGTTAATCAAACTATGTAAAACTGAGCGTGAAGATCCATCCAAAACATCTCCCAGGGCGCACCTTCAAATGTGCCAACCTGATTATCTGAGGCATTGGCATAGTTTACcaaaagaatacaacattgtaacaacattcggtacatgacaaaaaaaaacaacaaaaaaacacttataaactatattaggaaagcaggaagtgatcaaatgcaacagttagtgattgtaaaagtaccagatggaggggtaggatttaataagctttgcttcttcctactccttttggacatgtggaactgggaactgattatgggatgcattcaattggaatctgatgcatgttcaaatgaaattaaaccattaccattaccattacacttgGACAAGTGAGTACGTACACCGTGAACTTTGTACCTACTTCCCTGTGGGACAAAAGGGAGCTCCAAACTAAAAGCTTTGTTTGGTTTAAAAACATAAAGCcattgtactaaaaaaaaaaaaaagtagggtTGGGCAATCTGGTtctgagcattcattcattcattttctaccgcttttcctcacgagggtcgcgggggtgctggagcctatcccagctgtcttcgggcgtaaggcggggtacaccctggactggtggccagccaatcacagggcacatatagacaaacaaccattcacactcacattcatacctatggacaatttggagtggctaattaacctagcatgtttttggaatgtgggaggaaaccggagtacccggagaaaacccacgcatgcacggggagaacatgcaaactccacacagagatgcccgagggtgggattgaaccctggtctcctagctgtgaggtctgcgcgctaacccctagaccaccgtgccgcccggttcTGAGCATATATTTAGGGATGtattttgggatgtatcacgataTGACCATGTGATTGGCACATGTCCATCGCTTTTGTTATGGAAATCGTAAGAGATCATAAGAGGTCCTTTAGACCTTGTATTTAATACTTTAATAGTGGAAAGACTTGCACTGGAATATATAAGCGCACTATGTCAATTGATTAAATGTTGccaaaaataaatgtgcatATGAAGTGGTACCAACGAGAGTAAAATAAACATGATGCATGACATACCGTGGCCAGGCAGAAGCAGGCTTGAATGCGGACTTTGTAGAAACACTGTTCTTGTTCAAGGATGTCAGTCAGAGCCAGTCTAGAGGCAGGAGTTGGGAAACTTTCCAGGGCCGATATGGCCTCTTCCTAGTGAATAGACAAGATCCCAACATTCCCATCATTCCTGAAACACACACTTCTCTTGCAATGATGACTGGATATAATACAAGGTATGCATCAACTCATCAAGAGCTTGGGCTTGTCTTATAATTGGGATCAATACACAATTAACACAGTAGAATTACAGTAATACCTCCTTTATtctggttaattggttcctgacccGACCGTGGTAAGTGGAATTCCCAAGCAAGATTCCTAATTTacacatggaatattttggtactcagagcacagaaaacctgctaatgactttctaaatttCAGTGATTTCAAGTGATTGTTCCCGTTAAAACGTAACTTAATTGATATTAATTGAGATCTAGCAAGAGTGCTGCCACGCcgcatccaagaggtcacaaaagaccccacaacaacacccaaagaagtgcaggcctcacttgcctcagttaaggtcagtgttcctgactccaccataagaaagacaggAGGTCTTACTCACGGTATCATCTTACAGAGAAcacaaaaatcatcacacagcaacttaatcaATGTGCAGCTTATTGTCCGGGGCAGTTTATACCGTAGGTTGACGGAACGCAATATATGACCTTACCTGTGCAACCACATCCCTTTCATATCGTAGCTGGTACTGCCACATGAAGTCGGCTTGCTCCAGTTCTACTTTGCGCAGGATTGACATGTCTGGATCTATCCGTATCCATAGAAGAGGAGAGTCTGCACTgcagcagaaatagaaaaagtaGGATTACACACAACCTTAAATCAGCCTGTAATGACTGTGACAGTCCGAATGCTAAGCAATTAACCACAAAGATAACCAAGCCAAACCGGGGTGggcgttaaccaaggcaccacgcCAACCGGGGTGGTctttaaccaaggtaccacgcCAACCGGGGTGGGTTTCAAATTGTAACATGTAAATTGTACCTTGCGCCAACCGGGGTGggtgttaaccaaggtaccacgcCAACCGgggtggatgttaaccaaggtaccacgcCAACCGgggtggatgttaaccaaggtaccacgcCAACCGGGGTGGgctttaaccaaggcaccatgCCAACCGGGGTGGTctttaaccaaggtaccacgcCAACCGGGGTGGGTTTCAAATTGTAACATGTAAATTGTACCTTGCGCCAACCGGGGTGggtgttaaccaaggcaccacgcCAACCGGGGTGGATGTTAACAAAGGTACCACGCCAACCGGGGTGggcgttaaccaaggcaccacgcCAACCGGGGTGggcgttaaccaaggcaccacgcCAACCGGGGTGggcgttaaccaaggcaccacgcCAACCGGGGTGGgcgttaaccaaggtaccacgcCAACCGgggtggatgttaaccaagttACCATGCCAACCGGGGTGGTCTTTAACCAAGGTAGCACTGCATTTGAAATGTGTGCAACTGCTTGCATTACCAGAGCTGGTGacaataattatgacttactcCATGGCTGATAAATCCATGTCCACCTCCTCTCCATTCATTAAAGGaatcttctttttcttgtttctAGGGAAAAGAACACACCAATGGTAGGACAACATGCTTCCGTGTTAGCCATTTCCTATTCAATGGAGATCTACAGTACCTTCGGCTCTTGGAGTGACATGGAATATCATGTTTGAGGCTGTTCTCTTCGATCTGCAAAGTGTGATTGAATGAACCATCCAATTCCTGTACCGTCACCTTGATGGGACCCTGGAGGAACAAAAGATTCGATACATGGCAGTGACAATACAGTgagtgtagagcaggggtgcccattaGGTCAACTCCATCACATAGACGTCACTTGgtagatgtcatatgacatcagtcagaTGGATGGTGGTATTACATCCTGGAACAGTTGACTACTTTAAAGCCTAGATCATAGATATTGTGTGATCTCGTGACGCACACCCCCGGTCCATTCCCAGCATCAAAATCTTCCAAGTACTCACCACATATTTCTGAGTACCCGATGACGTGTAGTCTTGCCGGATCTCCAGCTCCAGAACATTCCTCTTTCTGTTGAATGCGAAGCTGCCAAAGAATTTCACCACGGCACTCTGATCTCTAGAAACCAACTAGTTAAGACCAAAAACTCTTTGGAAGAGAAAGGAGATCTATGTATCAGAGTAAGAACATCCATAGGCGTAAAAGTGATGTAGGATACACCCATTGTTTAATGAGGGGGGCAATGTCTTTGCCTGAGACATTGGAGATGGATTTCAAGAAAGCGTGGGTAGAAAGAAGCATCTGGCTCCACATGTGACTCTGGTACCTCTGTGAGGATGCCGTGCTTGCCAGACTCAAAAGCTTGTTGAAAACCTAAGGAAAAGAACACTTCTATCATATTCTACAtgttgtatatactgtaatactgtatatatgtactatatgggGTATATTAGGGGTGCTCCTatcgatcggccaccgattggtatcggctgataccaaTGAAAAAGCATGGTATCGATATCAGCTGGTACTTTCTTTAAAACGGCGATCCCCTCCGCCAATCGGCTCAACCCCTGTCTTTGTAAGAATGACacaagttttgcaccctgcaaacctcaaaaaatgtctcacctctcgcccaaagaccgctgggataggctccagcgaccctcgtgaggataagcggtagaaaatgaatgaatgaatgactcgaCACCTGTAACATGAACTCCATGCTGATCCTGTTCTCTATGAGCCTCATCACCAGGTGAGCTTTGCACTGGAACATCTTGTAGTACTCCCATGACAGGGTATGCGGGTGCTTGAGGGAGAAGTGGAGGTGGGGAGTcggactggaaaaaaaaaaaaaaaaaaaaaaaaagagaaggatTCACAGGTGACATCACATGAAATGATTCCCGGCCAGCGAGAATGACGTGAGATGTCGTTACTTGTCCTTTTCTTTGCCTCCGCTGAAGGTTGGGTGTAAAAGAACACCTCCCATCTTCAGTTCATATTCCACGATCTTGTCCAGCTCCTGTGTATGATGAATATATGACGTCATCAAACCTCAGTGCATTATTCATGTATATTACCGGATTTCCCGctctataagtcgcacttttttcaaactgtttatgttccataaacactggacaccttttgtgttcatgtttattttttgtgtagctgaataagcattgtgttagcatatcttacacctattcagcctgttctctattcttttattattgttacaacttgccttccaagatggcgtaatgtctgttttggtcaagtagtttggaaaattaattacccgcaaaaaatgacacttatactccagtgcgactttttttctacctaattgtgcatttttggccttgtgcgacttatgtatgtttttttttctacctaattatgcatttttggccttgtgcaacttatattccggagcgacttatgtatgttttttctacccaattatgcatttttggccttgtgcgacttatacttcgtccgacttatgtatgtctttttccacctaattatgcatttttggccttgtgtgacttatactccagtgcgacttatgtatgttttttttctacctaactatgcatttttggccttgtgcaacttatactccggagtgacttatgtatgttttttttctacctaattatgcatttttggccttgtgcaacttatattccggagcgacttatgtatgttttttctacccaattatgcatttttggccttgtgcgacttatactccggagtgacttatgtatgttttctacctaactatgcatttttggccttgtgcgacttatactccagtgcgacttatgtatgtttttttctacctaactatgcatttttggccttgtgcgacttatactccggagtgacttatgtatgttttttttctacccaattatgcatttttggccttgtgcgacttatattccggagcgacttatgtatgttttttctacccaattatgcatttttggccttgtacgacttatactccgtctgacttatgtatgtctttttccacctaattatgcatttttggccttgtgcgacttatactccagtgcgacttatgttttttttctatctaactatgcatttttggccttgtgcgacttatactccggagtgacttatgtatgtttttttctacctaattatgcatttttggccttgtgcgacttatgtatgttttttttctacctaattatgcatttttggcattgtgcaacttatattccggagcgacttatgtatgtttttttctacctaattatgcatttttggccttgtgcaacttatactccagtgcgacttatgtatgtttttttctacctaattatgcatttttggccttgtgcgacttgagcgacttatagtccagaaaatacggtattttcatAACACAGTTAGACCAGATGTGGCAGATGTATTAATGGCTCTATCGGATGTCCATTACTGTGTACGTGATGAAAATGGCTGCCACCCTCACATCTTCATCCACGATTGAACAAGATCCCTGCAACTGTCGTGGCGCATGCATCCTCATCACACACGCAACAGCGGACAGCCGATAGCATCCATTAATGCCGCATCagggaaaaagtcaaaagtaaagCCCAGCCATTTGTCAGGTgtgatttttccatgttttttctaGGTTCCAAGTGCATTTTGAAGTGTTCAATCCAAAGCTCGTACCTCTTTGATCCAGTGGCGATACTCATTTACTCCAAAGGTCTTCTTCAGGTACAAGCCAAAGATATAGCCGGAGATGCCCTTCAACACCCACTCATCAGCCCTTCAAGCAACAACATACGTATCGACTATGCTCACTTTTGTGActtttgtcacacacacatgggGAAGCAAGAAAACCTCTCTCACCATGACATCCTTGAgatgaaaacaccaaaaaactgTTGAGCCAAGGCCTGGGCCAGGCATTGGCGTGTCAAAGGGGTCTGGTCTATAATCATAGCACTGTGGAGGAGGTTGGTGCTGAAATAGAAAAACCCAGCATAAAAACACCACAACAACTCGTATTTAATGGCTTGCTTTACCAATTCTAACACAGCCCCCACATTCTTCGTGAAGCACCTCTCCTGAGTAGCCCATGCTTACCTAAAGATGCTCATGGAAGCATAGGAGGACACTTGCACATACGACTCATCCACAAAGACGGTCTTAAAGCAGGAGTAGGGGTAGCGGCAAGTCAGGATTTCTTCATAGAACTCAAACACCTCGTGAAGGTAAGACATGGAATGCTTGAGAAGCGGCAGCAGCTGCGGAAGGCAAAAGTGGGTCACCTGAGGGCAGAACAGAAACAACAATGACCGACTTCAGCGGGACTTCACATCAACCTCAATGGAAAGTAGACATGTCAAACAGAAAGTGAAAGCGACCAAATGCAGTAGAGATGCCAACTTACCTCATGCATGTAGGGGTCCACAAGGATCTCAAAGGGCCCGACTGCCAGGGAGATGTTGGGAGCCGCAGTGGGGATGGACAGGACGTAATGGAAGGTTTTCTTCCTCATGTCGTGCGTGTAGATGGTCTCCACCAGATCGCCGCACGACACCGCTACCATGGAAGCATCTATGGTGAACTCTAGCTTCCATGTGCATAACTCTGAGTAAGAGTCCACACAGGGGAACCAGAACCTGGGGAGAAGGTGAAATGAATTGGATCCTTATTAGTCATTAAAATGTCTTACCAGCACCAATACAGTAAAAGGAGTATTGTGTGTTTATTCCTTGTTTGGTATGCTTACAGAGTAGCCGCCAATTAGCAGTGGCCGATTTCCGTAACAAAAGCGATGGACATGTGCCAATCACATGGTCACatcgtgatacatcccaaaatatCCCGACATATGCTCAGAACCAGATTGCCCAACCGATAAATACGTTGATTTTTAATTCATCACCTTTTTCAAATGAAAAGTGCAAATTCGTGATTATGAAATGTGTGAAAATTACCTGGTGGAGTTGTGATGTCCAAAGGAGAAGACGTGAGCTCCTCTCTCCGCCATGCTGCCTTCCACATCAGGGACGACGAAGTGGAGACCCCCTTTGGGCTGGTCCAGAGAGTATTCAATGTACACCTTTAAAAGATGGGACTCTGGTGACAAAAACACACCAGTGCTGGATCagaaagcatgctgggaagttcCTGGAGCGTAGCCAGTAGccgcatatatacatatacatatatatatatatatatatatatacatatatatatatatatatatatatatatatatatatatatatatatatatatatatatacacatacatacatatatacatacatatacatacatatatacatacatatacatacatatatatatatatatatatatatatatatatatatatacacatatatatacatatatatacatatacatacatatatatatatatatatatacatatacatatatatacatatacatacatatatatatatacatacatatatatatatacatacatatatatatatacatacatatatatatatatacatatatatacatacatatatatacatacatatatatatatacatacatatatatacatacatatatatatacatacatatatatatacatacatacatacatatatatatacatacatacatacatatatatatatatatacatacatatatatatatacatatatatatatacatacatatatatatacatacatatatatatacatatatatatatatatatacatacatatatatatatacatacatatatatatatacatacatatatatatatacatacatatatatatacatacatatatatatacatatatatatatacatatatatatacatacacatatatatatatatacatacatatatatacagtgaagaaaataagtatttgaacaccctgctattttgctatttctcccacttagaaatcatggaggggtctgaaattttcatcgtaggtgcatgtccactgtgagagagataaactaaaaagaaaaatccagaaatcacaatgcatgattttttaacaatttatttgtgtgatacagctgcaaataagtatttgaacacctgagaaaatgaatgttaatatttggtacagtagcctttgtttgctattacagaggtcaaacgtttcctgtagtttttcaccaggtttgcacacactgcaggagggatcttggcccactcctccacacagatcttctctagatcagtcaggtttctgggctgtcgctgagaaacacggagtttgagctccctccaaagattttcgattgggttcaggtctggagactggctgggccatgctagaaccttgatatgcttcttacggagccactccttggttttcctggctgtgtgcttcgggtcgttgtcgtgttggaagacccagccacgacccatcttcaatgctctgacagagggaaggaggttgttccccaaaatctcccaatacacggccccagtcatcctctctttaatgcagtgcactcgtcctgtcccatgtgcagaaaaacacccccaaagcatgatgctaccacccccatgcttcacagtagggatggtgttcttcggattgtactcttcattcttcttcctccaaacacgcttattggaattatgaccaaaaagttctattttggtctcatctgaccataaaactttctcccatgactcctctgtatcatccaaatggtcatatgcaaacttaagacgggccttgacatgtgctggtttaagcaggggaacctttcgtgccatgcatgatttcacatcatgacgtcttagtgtattacctacagtaaccttggaaacggtggtcccagctcttttcaggtcattgaccaagtcctgtcgtgtagttctgggctgattcctcacctttcttagaatcattgagaccccacgaggtgatatcttgcatggggctccactccgattgagattgaccgtcatgtttagcttcttccattttctaatgatagctccaacagtggaccttttttcaccaagctgcttggtaattgctccgtagccctttccagccttgtggaggtgtacaattttgtctctggtgtctttggacagctctttggtcttcgccatgttacaagttaaagtcttactgattgtatggggtggacaggtgtctttatgcagctaacgacctcaaacaggtgcatctgattcaggatgatacatggagtgcaggtggacttctaatgggcagactaacaggtctttcagggtcagaattctagatgatacacaggtgttcaaatacttatttgcagctgtatcacacaaataaattgttaaaaaatcatgcattgtgatttctggatttttctttttagtttatctctctcacagtggacat
Protein-coding regions in this window:
- the taf2 gene encoding transcription initiation factor TFIID subunit 2, which codes for MNRKRDKGFESPRPFKLTHQVVCINNINFQRKSVIGYVELTIVPTVANLNRIKLNSKQCRIYRVRINDLEASFIYNDPTLEVCHSESKQRNLNYFSSAYTAAVSAVDPDGGHGELVIKVPSELWKQGDESHLLKVYIEYSLDQPKGGLHFVVPDVEGSMAERGAHVFSFGHHNSTRFWFPCVDSYSELCTWKLEFTIDASMVAVSCGDLVETIYTHDMRKKTFHYVLSIPTAAPNISLAVGPFEILVDPYMHEVTHFCLPQLLPLLKHSMSYLHEVFEFYEEILTCRYPYSCFKTVFVDESYVQVSSYASMSIFSTNLLHSAMIIDQTPLTRQCLAQALAQQFFGVFISRMSWADEWVLKGISGYIFGLYLKKTFGVNEYRHWIKEELDKIVEYELKMGGVLLHPTFSGGKEKDNPTPHLHFSLKHPHTLSWEYYKMFQCKAHLVMRLIENRISMEFMLQVFNKLLSLASTASSQRYQSHMWSQMLLSTHAFLKSISNVSGKDIAPLIKQWVDQSAVVKFFGSFAFNRKRNVLELEIRQDYTSSGTQKYVGPIKVTVQELDGSFNHTLQIEENSLKHDIPCHSKSRRNKKKKIPLMNGEEVDMDLSAMDADSPLLWIRIDPDMSILRKVELEQADFMWQYQLRYERDVVAQEEAISALESFPTPASRLALTDILEQEQCFYKVRIQACFCLATIANAMVSTWQGPPAMKSLFTRMFCCKSCPNIVKTNNFINFQSYFLQKTMPVAMALLRDVQNLCPRDVLNFILDLIKYNDNRKNKFSDNYYRAELIEALTNSLTPAISINNDMRTVDNLNADVHLILEEITRFLNMEKLLPSYRNTITISCLKAIRQLQKNGHIPSEASLFRSYAEYGHFVDVRVAALEALVDYTRVERSSAELQWLLGLVQSDPAHYVRHKILAMLCKNPPFTKTTESSLCDEALVDQLWKLMNSGTAHDWRLRCDAVNLYYTLFGLTRPSCLPLPELGLVLNLKEKKAVLNPTIKPELSVGAVIDTAASIGIHGVGISYPPEDEEPDPISLGVCGVGQPPQGIKRKADTQLGSPPEPGPALQHQDDDNRVGRYKIRFNMEDEVIDMETVHDSQAFIHHHLHLLERPSTPGKEPALVEHSMLSAPATSLPPFPKDPSSSLPQKHRSEHSHHHHEHKKKKKKKHKHKHKHKHDSKERERGNSHPYSNSPASGKSLQSPSLSE